A window of Roseobacter fucihabitans genomic DNA:
CATCATCGGCGGATCGTTATAGGTGACGGTCTCCTTGCTCACCTCTTTGATCATGTCGCCACCGCCGATAAAGGGGCGCATTTCCGCCATCCGCTCGGATTTCACATAGATCGCGCCTGAGCCTGAGGGGCCGTAGAGTTTATGCCCGGTGATCGCAAAGAAATCACATCCGATATCGGAAACATCCACGGGTTGATGCACCGCGGATTGGCTGCCATCCACCAGCACCGGCACCCCGCGCGCATGCGCTTCACGGGTAATGGTTTTCACATCAACACGCGTTCCCAGAACATTGGACAGATGGGAAACCGCAACAAGCTTCGTTTTCGGCCCGATGGCGTCAATCACGGCCTGGGGATCCAGATGGCCGGTGCTGTCGACATCGACCCATTTCAACACGACACCCTGGCGCTCTCGCAGGAAATGCCAGGGTACGATATTTGCGTGATGTTCCATGACGCTGAGAATGATCTCATCGCCCGCCTGCATCCGCGGCATGGCCCAGCCATAGGCGACCATGTTGATGCCTTCCGTGGTGCCGGAATTCAGGATGATTTCATCCTCGGAGGCGGCGTTAAGAAATTTGGCGATCACGCCGCGCACGGATTCGTATTTGTCCGTGGCCAGATTGGACAGAAAATGTAGCCCGCGATGCACGTTGGCGTATTCATTGGCATAGGCGTTGGTGATCGCGTCGATGACTACCTGCGGCTTTTGCGCCGAAGCCCCATTGTCCAGATAGACCAGCGGCTTGCCGTTGACCTCACGGCTTAGTATCGGAAAGTCACGACGAATTTGATCGACGTCATACATTTGCGGGCACTCCCAATGCGTTGAGGCCGATCATCGGACCAAAGAGGGCAATCAAGAAAACAATCGCCAAAAGCGTGACAAGACAGACCACAACCGCGCGTGTCAGCG
This region includes:
- a CDS encoding cysteine desulfurase → MYDVDQIRRDFPILSREVNGKPLVYLDNGASAQKPQVVIDAITNAYANEYANVHRGLHFLSNLATDKYESVRGVIAKFLNAASEDEIILNSGTTEGINMVAYGWAMPRMQAGDEIILSVMEHHANIVPWHFLRERQGVVLKWVDVDSTGHLDPQAVIDAIGPKTKLVAVSHLSNVLGTRVDVKTITREAHARGVPVLVDGSQSAVHQPVDVSDIGCDFFAITGHKLYGPSGSGAIYVKSERMAEMRPFIGGGDMIKEVSKETVTYNDPPMMFEAGTPGIVQTIGLGVALDYMMGLGMHNIAAHEDRLRDYTVQKLSGLNWLQVQGTTPDKAAIFSFTMDGAAHAHDISTILDKKGVAVRAGQHCVGPLMEHMGITASCRASFGLYNTEAEVDVLVDALELAHDLFA